The Streptococcus downei MFe28 DNA window CATAGACAGGGCACCCATTTTAGGGTCGGTGTAGGCTAGCCCCAGTTTTTGCCCGTCAAAGTCTTCATGCAGGACATTCGCTGACAAGTCTATAAAGGCCTTGGCAGGACCGGCAAAGTCAAATTGATTGAGGAAGAGAGCTAGGAAGGTTGCTCCATTAACCCCTTCTTCTGGGGTTGAACCGTGGGCAGCCTTGCCGACGATTTCAATGACAAAGCGGTCTCCTTGAGCCTCAATAGAGCCTGACAGGACAGGATAGGCATCTAAAAAGTCATCTAGCTTGGCTTCCAATTGGGCCTGACTAAGCTGACCAGAAATGATAGCCTGAGCGGATTCAGGCACCATATTGTCCCTCAGGCCTCCCTTAAAGGAATGAAGGACGACAGGTCCAGCATTTTGCCCAGAAAAATGCAGATACTGGGTGATATTTCCCTTTTCGCCATTGATAATCGGGAACTCGGCATCTGGGGCAAAGCCAAAGTCAGGCTTTTCAACATCGGGGTGGGCAAAATAATAATCCATATCGCCCCAACCTGACTCTTCGTCTGTTCCCAAAACAAAGCGGACCTTTTTAGAAGTTGGTAGGCCTAGTTCCTTGATAATCTTTAAGGCATAGTAGGCTGCTAGAGTTGGGCCCTTATCATCAGAAGAACCACGGGCATAGAGCTTACCATCCTTGATGACCGGTTTGTAAGGATCCGTATCCCAACCTGACCCAGCTGGCACCACATCCAGATGGGCAAAGATTCCTAGGGTCTCATCCCCCTGACCAAATTCAAAATCACCGACATAGTTGTCAATATTTCTAGTCTTGTAGCCATCTTTTTGGGCCATAGCTAGAAAATGTTCCAATGCCTTGACAGGACCTGGTCCGAAAGGATGTTCCTTGTCTGCCAGACTGTCATCACGCTCGGAATTGATTTCCAAAAGACTGAACAAATCAGCCAGCAAATCCTCCCGGCGCTTTTCCACTTCTGCTTTAAAATCAACTGTCATAGAACTACCTTCTTCTAATGGGTTTAATCTCCATCATTATAGCACAAAAGCAAGGTAGACTAAAGAAGGGGGCATGGTGGCGGGACAAGAAAGAATTAACAGTCTTAGACGTCAAGAAGCCCAAGACCTTGGCCTTGAGCTCCTTCGAATTCTGTATTAGGCTAGGAATTTGTGTCAATTTGCTTCTATTCCTCTTCTTTAAAAGGATTGCCAAACTCCTTGTCTGGCTGGTTTTCGCGGTCGTTTTCTTCCTGGTGGTCTCCCATGGATTGCAAGAAGGCAAAAACATCGCCTCGGCGGCCTTCCATTTTCCCAGTAACCAATTCTTGGGTGGTGGCATTGAGGACAGCACCCGTGATGAGTATTCGGGCCAAGAGAACGAACCAAAACATGATGATAAAGATGATGATTGACCCGAAGAACTTGATGTCCACCAGATTGTTAAAGGTATGGGTCACATAGTCCCCCACCAAGCCCGTCATAAAGATGATGACGATGGCACTGAGGATGGTTCCTGGAATGGTGTAGCGAATCTTGCGAATCTTCACGTTGGGCAGGATAAAGTAAAGAACGGTCAAGCCAATCCAAACCACCAGAACCATGATGGGGCGATTGAGGTGGAGCAAGAGCTTTATCAGACCCGAGGGCACATCATACTTCCTCTGCAAGGCTGCCTGGTAAACCCCATCGGACAGGGTTGACAGTAGCAAGGCAAAGGTCAGCAAAAAGAGGATGAAAAAGCTAGCAACAATCCCCACGATATGACCTACCACAACATCCCGGTGTTGACTGACATCATAGGCCTTATTAAAGGCCTTTTGCAGGGAGGTCAGGCTTCGGGACATGGTCCAAAAACCCGCCAGGGTCGCAACTCCCAGAATCCCATTGGAAGGGGTGGCAAAGAGGTTGCGGACAATGCCAGCGACATTGGCGTAAATCTCCGATGGCAGGTTAGCCCTTAGAAAGGACAAGACATCTGGTAAATCAATGTCTAAATAAGGAAAGATATTGGCAGCAATGACAATCAAAGGGAAGATGGTCAGCAGCAAGTAATAGGCCACAGCGATACTGGATAGGTCAATCTCGGCACTACGGTAGTGCTTGAGATAGACCTGCAGGGGTGGATAATTGAGTTTTTCCACCAGCTTATCCACGAATTTTTTCCTCATGGGTTTAGTACGTTCCTTCTTCTCCTTGACTGGTCAAGATGACTGGACCGTCTTTAGTGATAACAAATTGGTGTTCATACTGACAAGATAGGCCCCCATCAATGGTCTTGTGGGCCCAGCCGGTCTTCATATCTGTATCAATTTCCCAAGAACCCGTGTTAATCATAGGTTCAATGGTCAGAACCATACCTTCTTTGAGGCGCAGACCACGCCCAGCCTTCCCATAGTGAGGAACCATAGGCTCCTCATGCATGGTTGGACCAACTCCGTGGCCGACCAAGTCACGGACAACTCCGTAACCCTTGCTTTCAGCGTATTCTTGAATGGCCGCACCGATGTCACCAATCCGGTTACCAACAACGGCCTTCTCAATGCCCAGATAGAGAGCCTCCTTGGTGACGGCCATCAGGTCCTTGACCTCTTGAGAGACATTGCCGACAGCGTAGGCCCAGCAAGAGTCAGCCAAACCACCCGTATAGTTTTCGGTATAATTTTTGACCTGGGCCACATTGTCAAAGTTCAATTTGGACACATCAAGCTCTGACTTATCCAAGGGCTCGGTCAAGACCATATCGACCTTGAGGAGATCCCCATCCTTTAGTTTATAGTGGCGTGGAAAAGCGTGGGCCACTTCGTCATTGAGACCACAGCAGGTGGCATAGGGATAGTCCATGAGCTGACCGTCCACACCGATTTGTAAAGGCAGGACATTAGCCTCTTTACAGCGACGACGGACGTATTCTTCAACTTCCCACAAATCAAGACCTGGCTTAATCAGGTCCCTCAGGCCAATGTGAATACTGGCCAAAAAGTCGCCAGCCCTCTTCATGGCTTCAATTTCCCGTGGTGATTTTAGTGTTATCATGATTTAAAAACTCCTCTATTTAGGCTTGGGTGCGCTCTGACAAGCTAGCACTATTCGCTTTAAAATTCTCGTCACTTCTGGTCAATGCCAAAAGCTCTACTTGTTTTAAAAAATCGGTTTGCGATTAATTGACCTTACTGGTAATCAGGGCCTTGCAGACCACTCTTTCTTGGCAGTTCACTTCGATGTCAACTAGGGCAGAACGACGATTTTCCCTGACTATCTTGGGTTTCAAGATCAAGTCGTCGTCAATTTGCACAGCCTGTAAAAAGTATATCATCATTTGTTCGATAATGATATTTTTTTTGCGGGCCAGAGCCAGGGCTCGCAGAGCTGTTTCCTTGAACAATTCTGATAAGACCCCATTGGTCAAATTTCCTGCATTGTCAATCATGGCAGGCTCCACCCTGAAGCCATAATTTTGACCTTCAGGCTTGAGGCTGGCGATAATCTGGTCACTGATGGTATGCAGGCCATCATGATTGAGCTCCTGCAAATTCTCCAAAACCAGCTTTCGACTGATGACCCCCAGTAGACGATTGTCATCATCAACAACCGGAAACATGGCGAAATCTTCGACAATCATCCTCTGGGCAACGGTAGCCAGGCTGGTTTCAGGCTTGGTGGTGACTGGCTTGGTGACAATTTGAGCTAACTTAGTGCTGGCATCTTGGTTGGAGACATCGCGCATGGTGACCACTCCTCGAACCTTTCCCCAGTCATCAATAACGGGGTAGCGCACATGGTTGTTCTTCCTAACCAGACGATGATAATCGTTGACCGTATCCTTAATATTTAAATAACCATAATGGGATTTAAGGCTGTAGACCTGAGCCACGGTCTTAATGTCCGTCTTTATCCGAACGTTGGACAGGGCTCGATTAATCATACTGGCGACAGTAAAGGTATCATAGGCAGTGACCATGACAGGAATGCCCTGTTTTTGGGAAAGCTCTAAAACCCTGTCAGATACGGCGAAGCCCCCTGTTATCAGGATAGCTGTCTTATTTTCCAAAGCCAGCACTTGAATTTCTTCACGGTCGCCGACGATAAGAAGACCTCCCTTGACCAGATAGCGCCCCACATTTTTCTTGGTCATGGCGCCAATGGAGAAACGGCTAAATTCGTGCTTGAGGCCGGCACGGCCAGCAACGACATCTGATTCGGTGATCTTGGCGATTTCAGCATAGGTCAACTTCTCCAAGCGAACCTGAACCTTTTGCTCCACTCGAACGGTTCCACTACGAGGACGGGTTTCGACCAGGCCACGATTTTCAGCCTCCTTAATAGCTCGATAGGCGGTCCCTTCACTAACCGAGAGGTGGTTAGAAATGGAACGGACGCTGACCTGCTTGCCGATAGGTAGGCCCTCTAAATAATCTAAGATTTCTTGGTGTTTGGTCACAATAGATCACCCGCCTTTAGCTGAAATTCTAGGTAGTTTCGCATTTTGTGGCTATAGCGGTCGCTTCCCTTGAAGGCTCTTATCAATTTGAAACCAGCCTTTTGGGCAACCTTCTGACTGGCCAAATTTTCTTGATGGCAAATGAGGGACAGATTTTGCAAGCCGAATTGGCTAAGAGCTAGAAAGCTAATCGTCTTTAAACTCTCAGTAGCCAGACCTTGCCCCCAGAAATCCTGGCGAACAAAGTAGCCAATTTCGGCACTATTCTTGGTCAGATTGAGCTTCTCAAGGCGGATAGCCCCAATCATCTCTTGACTGGACTTGTCCTCTAGAGCCCAGGTTCCAAGGGGCTCCTTCATGAAGTAATGGACCAAGAAGTAATCGCTCTCCGCCTGACTGGCCTGGGCCGGAAAGATGAAGGCCAGATTGGCTGGATTTTGCGTAATTTTATAAAAATCCTCATGGTCATCAAAACGAAAAGGACGAAGCCAGAGGCTCTCCGTTTCCACCTGGGAATACCTGCCCAGAGCTGTCCAAATATCCATGCTTTTATAGTACAGTTTTTTAGGAACTTCGTCAAACCAACCAAAATCTGCTTTGTCAGATACACTCGTTGGCGTCAGAAATATCAAAGACCCTAGTCAAGTCATCAAAGGTAGCCATCACCTTCTGAGACTCAAAGTCACTGGGAGGGACTGATGCTTCTTCTACCATGACTGGAATGACTTTCTTTAAGTGTCCTCTATCCAAAAAAGCCGATGCCCAGCTTATTGAGCATCGACCACTTCTTTGGGCCTTATATTTCTAGGTTTGGAGCTTAGCTAGTCAGATTCATCAGCCATCAGCCAGTCATAGATCTCTTTAGGGCTGGCCAGGGCCATGAGTTCTTGGTATTTGACCAAGGCCACTAAATCCTGATAAATCTGGCTGGTAGAGATGTCTTTCTTGCTGGCAGCCTTATTGACCGTCATCACACCATCTTCGATGGTCACAAAATCCAATTCCTCAAAAATTTGAATCATCTTAATTAAAAGGATATCAGGTATCTTGAGGTAGTTCGCCAGTTCTTTCAACTTGTGGCGGACATCAAATTCGGGAAACTGATAGATGGTCTTGTAAAGCTTGGCAAACTGCTTTCTGGTGCCGTA harbors:
- a CDS encoding GNAT family N-acetyltransferase, which encodes MDIWTALGRYSQVETESLWLRPFRFDDHEDFYKITQNPANLAFIFPAQASQAESDYFLVHYFMKEPLGTWALEDKSSQEMIGAIRLEKLNLTKNSAEIGYFVRQDFWGQGLATESLKTISFLALSQFGLQNLSLICHQENLASQKVAQKAGFKLIRAFKGSDRYSHKMRNYLEFQLKAGDLL
- the pepV gene encoding dipeptidase PepV, which gives rise to MTVDFKAEVEKRREDLLADLFSLLEINSERDDSLADKEHPFGPGPVKALEHFLAMAQKDGYKTRNIDNYVGDFEFGQGDETLGIFAHLDVVPAGSGWDTDPYKPVIKDGKLYARGSSDDKGPTLAAYYALKIIKELGLPTSKKVRFVLGTDEESGWGDMDYYFAHPDVEKPDFGFAPDAEFPIINGEKGNITQYLHFSGQNAGPVVLHSFKGGLRDNMVPESAQAIISGQLSQAQLEAKLDDFLDAYPVLSGSIEAQGDRFVIEIVGKAAHGSTPEEGVNGATFLALFLNQFDFAGPAKAFIDLSANVLHEDFDGQKLGLAYTDPKMGALSMNAGIFDFEEGANDNTITLNFRYPQGTDTATIKAGLEKLAGVASVSLADHEHLPHYVPMDDPLVKTLLSVYEKQTGLEGYEQVIGGGTFGRLLDRGVAFGAMFPDYVNTMHQANELVEVEDLFRACAIYAEAIYELIK
- a CDS encoding YihY/virulence factor BrkB family protein, with the protein product MRKKFVDKLVEKLNYPPLQVYLKHYRSAEIDLSSIAVAYYLLLTIFPLIVIAANIFPYLDIDLPDVLSFLRANLPSEIYANVAGIVRNLFATPSNGILGVATLAGFWTMSRSLTSLQKAFNKAYDVSQHRDVVVGHIVGIVASFFILFLLTFALLLSTLSDGVYQAALQRKYDVPSGLIKLLLHLNRPIMVLVVWIGLTVLYFILPNVKIRKIRYTIPGTILSAIVIIFMTGLVGDYVTHTFNNLVDIKFFGSIIIFIIMFWFVLLARILITGAVLNATTQELVTGKMEGRRGDVFAFLQSMGDHQEENDRENQPDKEFGNPFKEEE
- the spxR gene encoding CBS-HotDog domain-containing transcription factor SpxR, whose product is MTKHQEILDYLEGLPIGKQVSVRSISNHLSVSEGTAYRAIKEAENRGLVETRPRSGTVRVEQKVQVRLEKLTYAEIAKITESDVVAGRAGLKHEFSRFSIGAMTKKNVGRYLVKGGLLIVGDREEIQVLALENKTAILITGGFAVSDRVLELSQKQGIPVMVTAYDTFTVASMINRALSNVRIKTDIKTVAQVYSLKSHYGYLNIKDTVNDYHRLVRKNNHVRYPVIDDWGKVRGVVTMRDVSNQDASTKLAQIVTKPVTTKPETSLATVAQRMIVEDFAMFPVVDDDNRLLGVISRKLVLENLQELNHDGLHTISDQIIASLKPEGQNYGFRVEPAMIDNAGNLTNGVLSELFKETALRALALARKKNIIIEQMMIYFLQAVQIDDDLILKPKIVRENRRSALVDIEVNCQERVVCKALITSKVN
- a CDS encoding methionyl aminopeptidase, coding for MITLKSPREIEAMKRAGDFLASIHIGLRDLIKPGLDLWEVEEYVRRRCKEANVLPLQIGVDGQLMDYPYATCCGLNDEVAHAFPRHYKLKDGDLLKVDMVLTEPLDKSELDVSKLNFDNVAQVKNYTENYTGGLADSCWAYAVGNVSQEVKDLMAVTKEALYLGIEKAVVGNRIGDIGAAIQEYAESKGYGVVRDLVGHGVGPTMHEEPMVPHYGKAGRGLRLKEGMVLTIEPMINTGSWEIDTDMKTGWAHKTIDGGLSCQYEHQFVITKDGPVILTSQGEEGTY